A genome region from Segatella copri includes the following:
- a CDS encoding copper resistance protein NlpE N-terminal domain-containing protein, translated as MKRKLIIIAVLVISLVASYILCNTKQYDADIDPVKVEEYTAVLENSVDLDSIAGTYCGVLPPNVETILTLNADGTYRLKRKSANESDDCEVLNVFFKVLDGCILMLEHTQSGDNIFCKVKNDSSIILIDSFGNEPKAKDVSSYILIK; from the coding sequence ATGAAGAGGAAATTGATAATTATAGCAGTTTTGGTTATCTCACTTGTTGCATCTTATATCTTATGTAATACGAAACAATATGATGCCGATATTGATCCTGTTAAAGTCGAAGAATATACGGCAGTCTTAGAAAACAGTGTTGACTTGGATTCCATTGCAGGAACATATTGCGGTGTATTGCCTCCTAATGTTGAAACAATACTCACGCTAAATGCAGATGGCACCTATCGTTTGAAGCGGAAATCTGCGAACGAATCGGATGATTGCGAAGTATTGAATGTTTTTTTCAAAGTGCTTGACGGCTGCATTCTGATGCTTGAACATACGCAAAGTGGTGACAATATATTTTGTAAGGTGAAGAATGACAGCAGCATTATTTTGATAGACTCATTTGGTAATGAACCAAAAGCAAAGGATGTTAGTTCTTATATATTAATAAAGTAA
- a CDS encoding C10 family peptidase, translated as MKKYLVLILLAVIVSSCQDEILNDSNPVIENVNVNLSMDEAMSIANDNPTNLSEDEILAMVNDFSTSLGSKTRSAANPRMSIVGSYRIGGIISSKTTRGTTTDSIPVYEVCLQSGEKSGYALVSADSRSAGVLAYIENGNFEKKDSTGACLMLKLAEASTVSEINKIERLKVELREKTLKKVASCLGKSTVTYEEIKDLIEVNGVKSHETTSRSTAYDKPLSQIISLMPQNGGAVLKTEWRQDNPYNLLLPKTYNEYHTETNYPMGCAITAGVQTLAAIAPSMTIDGTVIDWAFVTKKPKLKYDSYFGGDYEEAMMISKVVKHMYEGTNTTPNIDEDFKYGPYDDPNIPCVKSSTTSVSNLLDYLKKYVSCGTYYNKYAPDPLLNTINANRQMPCVAIMGGTHTANEQAEKGSHAWVIDGYAICTKTSREILRNNDLYFHANMGWGGPDNGFYKVNADASTDFETTLGTYNINFWEITEIHKK; from the coding sequence ATGAAAAAGTATTTAGTTTTAATATTATTGGCAGTGATTGTATCATCGTGCCAAGATGAAATTCTTAATGACAGTAATCCTGTTATTGAGAACGTGAATGTTAATTTGTCTATGGATGAGGCAATGAGTATTGCAAATGATAATCCTACAAATTTATCAGAGGATGAGATTCTGGCAATGGTAAATGATTTTTCCACTTCGTTGGGCTCAAAAACAAGAAGTGCTGCCAATCCAAGAATGTCTATTGTGGGCTCATATCGCATTGGCGGAATTATATCAAGCAAGACAACAAGAGGGACTACGACTGATAGTATTCCTGTTTATGAGGTGTGTTTACAGTCTGGAGAAAAGAGTGGGTATGCTTTAGTTTCTGCCGACTCTCGAAGTGCTGGTGTTTTGGCATATATAGAAAATGGTAATTTTGAGAAAAAAGATAGTACTGGGGCATGTTTGATGTTAAAATTGGCAGAAGCTTCAACTGTTTCAGAGATAAATAAAATAGAAAGGCTCAAAGTTGAGTTACGAGAGAAAACCTTAAAGAAAGTAGCTTCTTGTTTGGGTAAATCTACAGTAACATATGAAGAAATAAAAGATTTGATTGAGGTTAATGGTGTAAAAAGCCATGAAACAACTTCCCGTTCTACAGCTTATGACAAACCTTTGAGCCAGATTATATCGTTAATGCCTCAAAATGGTGGAGCTGTTTTAAAGACCGAGTGGCGCCAAGACAATCCTTATAACTTGTTGTTGCCTAAAACTTATAATGAATATCATACGGAAACAAATTACCCTATGGGGTGTGCTATTACAGCAGGAGTTCAAACTTTAGCAGCTATCGCTCCGAGCATGACGATTGATGGAACAGTCATAGACTGGGCATTTGTTACTAAAAAACCGAAATTGAAGTATGATTCGTATTTTGGCGGAGATTATGAGGAGGCTATGATGATTTCCAAAGTAGTTAAGCATATGTATGAAGGAACAAATACAACACCAAATATTGATGAGGATTTTAAGTATGGGCCTTATGATGATCCGAATATACCTTGTGTAAAAAGTAGTACAACTTCAGTTTCTAATTTATTGGATTATTTAAAGAAGTATGTTTCTTGTGGCACTTATTATAATAAATATGCCCCAGATCCATTGTTAAATACGATAAATGCAAACCGCCAGATGCCTTGCGTTGCAATAATGGGTGGAACACATACTGCAAATGAACAGGCAGAAAAAGGTTCTCATGCTTGGGTTATAGATGGATATGCAATTTGCACTAAGACAAGCAGAGAAATTTTACGAAATAACGATTTGTACTTTCATGCTAATATGGGATGGGGTGGACCTGACAATGGCTTTTATAAGGTAAATGCAGATGCTTCGACTGATTTTGAGACAACATTAGGCACTTATAATATAAATTTTTGGGAAATAACAGAAATTCATAAGAAATAA